The Chaetodon auriga isolate fChaAug3 chromosome 22, fChaAug3.hap1, whole genome shotgun sequence genome contains a region encoding:
- the wnt16 gene encoding protein Wnt-16, translating into METRSCGVRHMCALTLLLVSVCPLCCRASWMWLGVASAGLPEKLGCANLPLSHRQRDLCRRKPHLLPSIQDGARLAIAECHSQFRHERWNCSTRDEPQVFGYELTSGTRETAFIYAVMAAGLVHAVTRSCSQGNLTECSCDGRLQSSVSPTDGWHWSGCSDHIQYGTWFSRRFIDNTKNISTSRGGYTAAAMNQHNSEAGRQAVHRKMNIHCRCHGISGSCALKTCWKTMAPFEHVGVYLKEQYERSVQVSDRSRRKTRRKNPRRVPVDKHQLIFFNWSPNYCLEDQQRGIIGTRGRHCNRTSTGSDGCTLLCCGRGYNTHVVRHVERCECKFVWCCYVRCRRCESMNDVHTCK; encoded by the exons ATGGAGACACGGAGCTGTGGAGTCCGACACATGTGCgctctgactctgctgctggTCTCCGTGTGCCCCCTGTGCTGCAGGGCCAGCTGGAT GTGGCTGGGCGTGGCCTCGGCTGGACTTCCAGAGAAGCTGGGCTGCGCTAACCTCCCCCTGAGCCACAGACAGCGGGACCTGTGCCGGAGGAAGCCGCACCTGCTGCCCAGCATCCAGGACGGAGCCCGGCTGGCCATCGCCGAGTGTCACAGCCAGTTCAGACACGAGAGGTGGAACTGCTCCACCAGGGACGAGCCCCAGGTGTTCGGATACGAGCTGACGAGCG GAACCAGAGAAACAGCGTTTATCTACGCCGTGATGGCGGCGGGGCTGGTCCATGCGGTCACGCGCTCGTGCAGTCAGGGCAACCTGACGGAGTGCAGCTGCGACGGTCGGCTGCAGAGCAGCGTCTCGCCAACGGACGGCTGGCACTGGAGCGGCTGCTCCGACCACATCCAGTACGGGACCTGGTTCAGCCGCAGGTTCATTGACAACACCAAAAACATATCGACAAGCAGAGGAGGGTACACCGCGGCCGCCATGAACCAGCACAACAGTGAGGCGGGACGACAG GCAGTTCACAGGAAGATGAACATACACTGTCGTTGTCACGGCATCTCTGGCTCCTGTGCGTTGAAGACGTGTTGGAAGACGATGGCACCTTTCGAGCACGTCGGCGTGTACCTGAAGGAGCAGTACGAGCGCAGCGTTCAGGTGTCGGATCGTtcgaggaggaagacgaggaggaagaaTCCGCGCCGCGTCCCCGTTGACAAACATCAGCTCATCTTCTTCAACTGGTCTCCAAACTACTGCCTGGAGGATCAGCAGCGCGGCATCATCGGCACCAGAGGACGCCACTGCAACCGCACCTCCACCGGCTCCGACGGCTGCACCCTGCTGTGCTGCGGCCGAGGATACAACACACACGTGGTGAGACACGTCGAGCGCTGCGAGTGCAAGTTCGTCTGGTGCTGCTATGTCCGCTGCAGGCGCTGCGAGAGCATGAATGACGTGCACACCTGTAAATAA